CCGGCTCGGAGTCACTCGGCGGGCAAGAGGCAACTTTAATCGGCGTGATGGTTTGAGCGTTGGTGGCCAGCCCGTGCTTGAACTGTGCGGCCCGTAGCTCTTCAAGCTTCGTCGCCGCCTGCTCGGCGGCCGCCAGGAAGTCCCTAGTTGCCACCGCCTTCATCTGGGGGATGATGCTTGTCCGTCCGGTAGCCTTATCGGTGTAGGGCCTGCCGATCTCGGCGTAGTACTCGACCTGACCGTAGTAGATCCTTGAATAGAGCTGGTAGGCGACGGCCCCCACCAGAATCATGTCGCCGATGGTTGTTTTTCGCTGTGCCATAGGTGTTCGTTCCTCCTGCTTGCTCGCATGTTTCATCTAGTAGGCCACAGGCGCCGCTGCTAAGCAAAAAAATCCCTATGCGGCCTCGGAGGCACGAATGCCCACGCGGGTGTAGTGGGCGATGGTGCGGGCAAGCTCCACAGCAGCAAGCGCATCAGAGAGTGCGGTGTGCGTCGGCCGGGCCTTGAGGGAGAAGATCTCCGCGAGCGTTTCAAGCCGGTGGTCAGCGGGCGGGTCGATCGTCTGGTGGTTCATCGAGAAGAACCATTCACTGAGCTGTCGGGTGTCGAGAACGCTTCGCTTAGCAGGAAAGAACTCGCCGTGGCGTCGAAACCAGGCCCTGAGAGTCCCGGCGTCAAACTCGACGTTGTGCCCGGCGATCTTGGCGAGCCGGTAGGCCTTGCCATTCTTCGAGGTGAACTCTTCGGTGGCGTGTTTTCTCAGGAAGTGGGCAAGCTTCTTGATGGCGTCTTCTTCTGGGATGGCGTACTGCTCCCAGACCGAGGGGCGGAACTTGGAGAGCCCCAAAAACCGGACCTCGGAATCCTTGGCCGAGAACTGCACCCTAGTCTCTAATCGGTCAATTTCCTGGTAGCTTCCCGACACAACCGCTATGGCGGCGAGCTCGATGATCGGGGAGGTGCGTTTTCTGCCGGCTCTCTCAATGTCGAGGAATACGGTGCTGTGGTGGTCAGGTTCCATCCCCCGATACTACGGCATCGGTTGCGCTACGCAAATCTTCTTGCACCGTCGTCGCCGTAGGCGACACAAGTAATACGGGAGCGCAGGTCGACCGGCGCCCAAGTAAGAGCACAGCCGCCCGTTGCCGGCAGGTCCAAGCTGCGACAGTAACTGGGCATTTCGGGCGCGCGAGGAATGCCCAGGCGCCAGCACGAACCCTCACGCGTTTGCCCGGCTTGTCGCTTCGAAGATGCACGGGTGTGTTCTTGTCTTTGGTGGGGATCCGGAAGCCGCCGCGCGGCTTTCCCTCAAACCTTGGTTCCGGGCAACCCTGGTTTCCGATTCCCAAGGTTGGATCCCAATAGCCAGGGAACCTTGGTTCTGGGTTTCCGTGGTCCCTTAGTTTCTCGGTGGTCGGCTGCTGGCGTGTCTCACAGGACCGGCAGCGAGCTCTGAAGTGGGAGAGCGAGAGTGTTTGAGTAGCGGCCTGGGCTGTGGTATTCACTGCTATGGCGAGAAAGAAAACCACCACCAAGAAGACCTCGAGAACGAAGCCCGATAAACCTGGCAGCCCCTCGGAGCTGTTGCCAACCCCGCCGCCGTCCGAGGACGCCGTCACCCTCAGCGTCGACATCCCGACCAAGACGAGCTTCCGGCTGAAGGTCGCGCTTCTTCACATGGAGGCCAGAGGGAGCAAGGTCGCCAAGAAGCAGTTCGTGCAGCAGGCGCTTGTCGATGCCCTTGACCGGTTTGATCAAGAGTGGGGAGGGCGTGATGGCTAAGAGGAGCGAGAAGTCGTTAGTTGAGCAGTGCGAGAAAGTCACCATCCGCTTTACCAGGGGACAGGCCGAGAAGATCGCCGAGGAGTGTTTGAAGGCGGGTATCCGCCCAAGCCAGTACCTCCGGATTGCCGGTGTGGCGTTTACCGATCACCGGTACCTGGACCTCAAGTCGATGATGCAGTCGGTGTTCGATGAGACGATCCGGTTGCGGCGAGACTTTAGCGACGCGTTGGTCAGCGGAGGCGACTAGCGATGCTATCGATCAGCAAGATTGGAGGCGGCGACGCCGTGGCCTACTACGCCTCGCTCTCTGAGCAAGAAGGAATCGTTGGAAACTACTACTCTAACGACGGCAAGCGACCAGGGCGTTGGTTTGGAGCAGGCGCCGCCGCACTCGGGCTCAGTGGCGACATCGATCTGACTTCGTTCACACATCTTCTGGAAGGGAGGTCACCTGATGGGCAGTCGGATCTGGTGCAGCAGCGAAACGGCGATCAGCTCAAGCGGCGAGCCGGTTTCGATCTTACGTTCTCGGTTCCCAAGAGCTACTCGGTTCTGTGGTCTCAGGTTTCTGACGAGAAACGAGCCGAGCTAGACCGGATTGCCGAGCAGGCCCTCCAGCGGACGCTCGAGCTTGTGCAGGCGGAGTGCGGAAAGACCCGCCGGGGGCGAAACGGGGCCGTGGTCGAAGAAGGGAAGCTGATCGGCGCGATCTTCAAGCACGACACGGCGAGGGCCATCCCGGGCGAGGCGCCCGACTGCAACGTCCACTACCACTGTGTTCTGGCCAACGTTGTTATCCGCGGCGACGGCACGGCTGGAACGCTGGATGCCCGAACGCTCTTTGAACGAAGAAAGAAGGTTGCCCTAGGCTCGATGTTTCGAGCCGAGCTGGCAGCTCTCTTAAGGAATGAACGGGGAATCGAGACCTACCGACCGATCAAGCCCGGCAAGAAGGAGCCGGTAAGCTGGTTTGAAATTCGGGGCGTTCCCATCGTACTTCTTGAAGCCATGAGCAAGCGTCGGTCGGAGATTGAGGCATGGCTCCGAACGCACGGCCTGTCTGGCGCCCGGGCGGCCGAGAAGGCAAATCTTAGTACCCGACGAAAGAAGGAGACGTTCTCGTGGCAGGCCCTAAGCAAGGCTTGGCTAGAGCTTGGCCACGAGCATGGCTGGTCGCGAGCCGACGCGGATGCCCTGATGACGCAATCGCTTTCCGACCGTCGGCCGGCAAAGACAGCCGAGCAGCTGGCCAGGCAGTCGCTTGCGATGGTGATGCAGAACCGAGCCAGATTCACACGGAACGAGCTGATGGAGCGAGCCGCGATTGAGGCCCAGACCACTGGCCCAGGGATCGATGGTGTGCTGAAGGCCATCGACCTGACGCTCAGCAACACACATGAGGTTGTGCGGCTTCAGGACAAGGACCGGTTGGCGACGTTTACCACGAGGGAGATGCTCCAGCTAGAGAGAGACACACTGAATCGAGCACTGACGATCAGTCACCGCAGCGACCACGCGGTCGAGCTCAGCGAGGTCGCCTCTGTTGCGGTTCGCTACCCGACCCTCAGGCGGGACCAACGTGAAGCCGTGCGGACGATCTGCACCGGCAGTGACTGCGTTTCCATCACCGGGATTGCCGGCAGTGGCAAGACCTACATGCTGGGCGTGACGCGCGAGGTGCTCTCGTCAGCCGGCTATACACTGGTCGGCACAGCCCTTGCCGCCGACGCCGCCAAAGGGCTGGAGGAAGGTGCGGGCATCGAGTCCACTCATCTTCACAAACTGCTCTACGATCTTAATCACGGCTACGCCAGGCTTACCGACGAAACGGTTGTTGTGCTGGACGAAGCCGGCATGGTCGGCACCCGCCAGCTTGCCGAGCTCATGCGCCGCGTCGATCAGGCTAAAGCCAAGCTCGTGATGGTGGGCGATGCGCTTCAGCTCCAACCCGTTGACGCTGGCGCTCCGTTTCGAGCTATCAGCGAAGCAATCGGCACTACCGAGCTCGGTGAGATTGTCAGGCAGCGAGATGCCTACGCCAGGCAGGTCGTACGAGACCTGCGCTCGGGACGTGCGCAGGACGCACTCCGAGAACTCTTCGGGCGTGGCCAGGTGGCAATCGAGCGTGAGGCAGAGTCGACTCGGGAGAAACTCGTTGGCGACTGGGAACGATTTGTGTTTGAGGAAGCAGTACCGCTTGGGGAAGTAGCGGTGCTTTGCGGCATGAACGAGGATGTTCGAGATCTCAACCGGCGTTTGCAGGCAGTCATGCGGCGGCGGGGAGAGCTTGGCGACTACCGATTGGAGCTGGATGGGCTGGAGTTCTCACTCGGCGACCGGGTGGCGATCACCAGGAACCACCGGCTCTTAGGAGCTCGCAATGGTGAGCGGGGCGAAGTGGTTGGAGCGTCGGGAAGAACCCTGTGGGTAAAGCTCGAGAGCGGCTTCGAAATCGAAATCGACACGGAGGAGTTTGCTGGCGTCACGCTCGACTACGCCAAGTCAATCCACCGCTCCCAGGGAAAAACTGCCGAGCACACTTTGTTTCTAACCGGCGACGTCATGACAGCACTCGAGACCAGCTACGTGGCCGGTAGCCGTGCTCGAGACAAGACGTTTGTCTATTCGCATCTCTCGGCTGTCGAGTCGATCGATTGCCTGGCGGCGATGATGAACGAGTCCCGCCAGAACGAGATGGCTAGTGAGTATGTGCTGGAGCCAGAGTGATGGAGTGGGTGAGTGGACTGTTTGTGCTGGGGCTGGCCGTCAGCGTCCTGGGCGCACGGCCCATCGCCCGCAAACTCCGTATCAGGGCATACTCCCGGGGCCGGTTGCTCCGCAGTAAACACCCCGCCCAAAAAGTCGCAGGCGATAAGAGCACCGGACTTCGCTGGGGAAACGCGTATCTCCCCGAATCGGCCGCAACGCAGCACACGCTGGTGGTCGGCACCACCGGCAGCGGCAAGAGTCAGGTGCAACGGCTCTTGATGCGAGAGCCCCTGTTGCGGATCAAGCCCGGCAGCGACCACCGGGCACTCGTCTACGACGCCAAGGGAGAGTCGACCGCCTATCTTAGGCGGATCGGAGTCACGGCCCCGCTCTACAGCTTGAACCCTTTCGAGAAGCGAAACGACTGGCCCAAGGCGGTCGCCTGGGACATCGGCAAAGACATCACCTCACCTGCCAGGGCGCTAAACCTGGCTGCGGCGCTCATCAAGCAAGAGCAAGGGGGCGCCAACGGGTACTTTACGGACGCTGCCCGGCTGGTCGTCGACGGCGTTGTTACCAGTTTCATGCGGCACGCAGGAAGCGACTGGACGCTAGCCGATCTCGTCAACGCTGCTACGACCCGAAGCGCCATGGAGCGTGTGCTCAGT
This genomic interval from Posidoniimonas corsicana contains the following:
- a CDS encoding 3'-5' exonuclease, which codes for MEPDHHSTVFLDIERAGRKRTSPIIELAAIAVVSGSYQEIDRLETRVQFSAKDSEVRFLGLSKFRPSVWEQYAIPEEDAIKKLAHFLRKHATEEFTSKNGKAYRLAKIAGHNVEFDAGTLRAWFRRHGEFFPAKRSVLDTRQLSEWFFSMNHQTIDPPADHRLETLAEIFSLKARPTHTALSDALAAVELARTIAHYTRVGIRASEAA
- the mobF gene encoding MobF family relaxase, producing the protein MLSISKIGGGDAVAYYASLSEQEGIVGNYYSNDGKRPGRWFGAGAAALGLSGDIDLTSFTHLLEGRSPDGQSDLVQQRNGDQLKRRAGFDLTFSVPKSYSVLWSQVSDEKRAELDRIAEQALQRTLELVQAECGKTRRGRNGAVVEEGKLIGAIFKHDTARAIPGEAPDCNVHYHCVLANVVIRGDGTAGTLDARTLFERRKKVALGSMFRAELAALLRNERGIETYRPIKPGKKEPVSWFEIRGVPIVLLEAMSKRRSEIEAWLRTHGLSGARAAEKANLSTRRKKETFSWQALSKAWLELGHEHGWSRADADALMTQSLSDRRPAKTAEQLARQSLAMVMQNRARFTRNELMERAAIEAQTTGPGIDGVLKAIDLTLSNTHEVVRLQDKDRLATFTTREMLQLERDTLNRALTISHRSDHAVELSEVASVAVRYPTLRRDQREAVRTICTGSDCVSITGIAGSGKTYMLGVTREVLSSAGYTLVGTALAADAAKGLEEGAGIESTHLHKLLYDLNHGYARLTDETVVVLDEAGMVGTRQLAELMRRVDQAKAKLVMVGDALQLQPVDAGAPFRAISEAIGTTELGEIVRQRDAYARQVVRDLRSGRAQDALRELFGRGQVAIEREAESTREKLVGDWERFVFEEAVPLGEVAVLCGMNEDVRDLNRRLQAVMRRRGELGDYRLELDGLEFSLGDRVAITRNHRLLGARNGERGEVVGASGRTLWVKLESGFEIEIDTEEFAGVTLDYAKSIHRSQGKTAEHTLFLTGDVMTALETSYVAGSRARDKTFVYSHLSAVESIDCLAAMMNESRQNEMASEYVLEPE